A stretch of Malus sylvestris chromosome 11, drMalSylv7.2, whole genome shotgun sequence DNA encodes these proteins:
- the LOC126588456 gene encoding uncharacterized protein LOC126588456 has product MGTLVGHVAPGFGFLLIGLWHLFNHIKLHLNQPNTYTAPSWFPTSKFKYLELFLIMGGSSASIAMELFIGPQKHRPLDDDGTIPSNHLHNFEHSSISMTFLVYAAFAIVLDKISPKAQHGLTQLLGAIAFGQQLLLFHLHSADHMGPEGQYHMLLQLVVLVSLTTTLMGIGLPESFLVSFVRSLSIFFQGVWLMVMGFMLWTPDLMPKGCSMNSEEGHKVVRCHGDEALHRAKSLVNLQFSWFLLGVAIFGVSFYLVLVKVYGEKFEYFSLTRLREEDEEDPDHDVEYQKKSKLEDSKSFVNHMGKTAFASIDIER; this is encoded by the coding sequence ATGGGCACTTTAGTTGGGCATGTAGCACCGGGCTTTGGGTTTCTTCTCATTGGATTATGGCACCTCTTTAATCACATCAAACTCCATCTTAACCAACCAAACACCTACACAGCTCCATCCTGGTTTCCCACCTCCAAATTCAAGTATTTGGAGCTCTTCTTAATCATGGGAGGCTCATCTGCATCCATTGCCATGGAACTCTTCATAGGTCCACAGAAACACCGACCGCTCGATGACGATGGAACGATCCCCTCCAACCATCTCCACAACTTCGAGCACTCTTCAATCTCCATGACTTTCTTGGTCTATGCAGCTTTTGCCATCGTTCTTGACAAAATTTCCCCAAAAGCACAACATGGTTTGACCCAACTCCTTGGAGCCATAGCGTTTGGGCAGCAGCTTCTTCTCTTTCACCTTCACTCTGCTGATCACATGGGACCTGAAGGTCAATACCACATGCTTCTACAGCTTGtggttcttgtttctttgaccACAACCCTTATGGGAATTGGTTTGCCTGAGAGTTTTTTGGTCAGCTTTGTGAGGTCACTAAGCATATTTTTCCAAGGTGTTTGGCTTATGGTCATGGGGTTCATGCTTTGGACACCTGATTTGATGCCAAAAGGTTGTTCCATGAACTCAGAGGAGGGTCACAAAGTGGTTAGGTGCCATGGAGATGAGGCACTTCACAGAGCCAAATCCTTAGTGAACCTTCAATTTAGTTGGTTCTTGTTGGGAGTTGCCATTTTTGGGGTGTCCttctatttggttttggttaaGGTTTATGGCGAAAAGTTTGAGTATTTTTCATTGACCAGACTAcgcgaagaagatgaagaggatCCGGATCATGATGTTGAATATCAAAAGAAAAGTAAGCTTGAAGACTCGAAGAGTTTTGTTAATCATATGGGAAAAACAGCTTTTGCGTCCATAGACATTGAAAGGTAG